The genomic region GGCGGCATGGAGATCGGCTACTGGGTGCACCCGGCGTGGACCGGTCGGGGTGTGGCGACGTCCACCACGAGGGCGCTGACCACCGTGGCGCTGGGCCTGCCGGGGATCGTGCGCGTCGAGATCCACCACGACAAGGCCAACGCCGCCAGCCGCCGGATCCCCGAGAAGCTCGGCTACAAGCTGGTCGCCGAGGTGCCCGAACCGCCCGAGGCGCCCGCCGAGACGGGCGTCGAGTGCCGCTGGCGCATGACCCGGGAAGAGTGGGAATCCCGATAGAACGTCGGGCGTGACTGGGAACGTGACGCCCGAGGATGCTGCCAGCCGGCTCCGGCCGACCGACACGCTGGGGTTGGGGCTCGGGCCGGGGCAGCCGCCGGCGTTCCTGCAGGCGTTGGGCGCCCGCACCGACTGGGAGGAGCTGCGGGTGTCCGGCGCCTTCCTGGCGGTGTTCACCGAGCTGTTCAACCACCCGAACGTCCACTACCTCAGCTCGTTCTTCGGTCCGCTCGACCGCATCCTGCGTGACAGCGGCGCCAACATCGGCTTCGCCCCCGCCGACTACCGGCGCTTCACCCGCATGCTCCACGACCTGCGGCCCCGGGTGGTCGCCACCGCCGCGGCGCCGCCCGACGCCGACGGCTGGTGCAGCCTGTCGCTCCACGCCGGCCACACGGTCGACGACCTGCACGCGGCCGGCGCCGACCCCGACCGGCTGCTGGTGGTGGAGGTCAGCGAGGGCTTCCCCCGCACCTTCGGCCTCCCGCCCGAGCACCGCCACGCCGTCCACGTCGACGAGATCGACGTGCTGGTCCGCAGCGACGCCGCGCCCCTCCCGCTGCCGGAGACGCCGCACGACGACGTCGACGGGGCCATCGCCGCCAACGTCGTCCCGCTGATCCCCGACGGGGCCACGCTGCAGACCGGCATCGGCGCCATCCCGTCGGAGATCGTCACGCTGCTGGCGAAGGGCGACGGCGGCGACTACGGCATCCACTCCGAGATGTTCACCACCGGCCTCATGAACCTGCACCTGGCCGGCAAGGTGACCAACCGCAAGGGCCAGTTCGACGGCGTGTCGGTGGCGACGTTCGCGGGCGGCTCGCAGGAGCTCTACGACTGGCTCGACGACAACCGGGAGGTGGCCTTCCTGCCCGTGTCGGTGGTCAACTCGCCCGAGGCGATCGGCCGGAACCGCTCGACGGTCACCATCAACGGCGCCATCTCGATCGACATCCACGGCCAGGTGGTGGCCGACACCATCAACGGGCGGCAGTACTCCGGCATCGGTGGCCACGAGGACTTCGTGTCGGGGCCGGCGCTGTCGTTCGACGCCCGGTCGGTGCTGGTGCTGCCGTCGACGATCACCGTCGGGGGCGAGCTGCGGTCGCGGATCGTCCCGTGGTTCGCGGCCGGCACCGTGGTCACGACGCCGCGGCACCAGGTCGACACCATCGTCACCGAGTACGGCGTGGCCGAGCTGCAGGGCAAGACCGCCCACCGGCGGGGCCAGGCCCTGGCCGCCATCGCCCACCCGTCGTTCCGCGACGAGCTGCGGGAGGCCGCCGAACGGGCGTCGGGCGGCAACTCCCCCGTCGTCTGAAATTGCGTCCGAAAACCCGCACATAGCGGGCAGATCGACGCAATTTCAGAAGGGCCCCAGCACTCCCTCAGTTGACGGTCAGGCCGCCGTCGACCACGAGCACGTGGCCGGTCATGAAGCTGGCGGCGTCGCTGGCCAGGAACAGGGCGGCCGGCGCCATCTCGTCGGCGCGGGCCATGCGGTCGATGAGCTGGCCGGCGACCATCACCTTCTGCATCTCGGGCGTGGTGTTGCGGACCATGTCGGTGTCGGTCGTGCCGGGTGCCAGCGCGTTGACCCGGATGCCGTCGCCGGCGAACTCGTGGGCCATCGACCGGGTGACGCTCAGCAGCGCGGTCTTGGCGGCCACGTAGATCGCCATGAACCCGCCCTGGGTGAAGGCCCCGGCGGTGATCACGTTGACGACGGCGGCGTGGTCGCTCTTGCGCAGGTGGGGCAGGGCCTGCTGCACCAGGAACACGGGCGCCCGCAGGTTGGCGTCGAACGACTTCTGCCACGCCTCGGGCGTGATCGACCCGTACGGGAGGGCGAGGGCGTTGGCGGCGTTGTTGAACACGATGTCGACGCCGCCGAACGCCTCGACGGTGCGCTCCACCAGGGCAGCGAGCTGGTCGAGGTCGCCGACGTGGGTGGGGACGGCCAGCGCGGTGCCGCCAGCGGCCTCGATGTCGGCGACGGCCCGGTCGCAGGCGTCGGCCTTGCGGCTGGCGATCACCACCTTGGCGCCCACCGCGGCGAAGCCCTCGGCGACCGCCCGCCCGATCCCGCGGCTGCCGCCGGTCACGATCGCCACCCGGTCGGTCAGGTCGAAGCGGCCGAGCAGTTCGTTGCGATCCATGCGGTTCCCCCTGGTCGGTTCACGCCCGTTCGAGGGCGACCTTCACGCCGATGCCGACGAGCAGCGTGCCGGCGACGGCGTCGAGACGCTGCCGCGTCCGGGGGCGGCGGAGCAAGCGGGCGACCGGGCCGAGCAGGAGGGAGAACGCCCGCCACCAGCACACGGCGATGGCGAGGAACACGACGGCCAGGGTGGCTGTGGTCCGCAGGCGGGGCTCGTCGCTGCCGACGAACTGCGGTAGCAGCGTGAGGAACAGCAGGGCGATCTTGGGGTTCAGCAGGTTGGTGAGGAGCCCCTGCCGGAACGCCTCGCCGCTGGTGGTCGTGGCCGCGGCCGTGGCCGCGACGGGAGCCCGCATGTCGTCGGCCTCGGCCTCGTCGGGGTCGGGCCGGAAGGCACTGCGCAGCAGCTTGAGGCCCAGGTAGGCGAGGTAGAGGGCGCCGATGGTCTTCACCACCATGTAGGCGCCGGCCGACGCCGCCAACACGGCGGACAGGCCCAGCACCGCGGCCGTGGCGTGGCCGGCGATGCCGAGGCAGCAGCCCAACCCGGTGAACCAGGCCACCTGCGGGCCACCTCGCAGCCCGTTGCGCAGCACCAGCAGCATGTCGGGCCCGGGCGTCACGGTGAG from Acidimicrobiales bacterium harbors:
- a CDS encoding acetyl-CoA hydrolase/transferase C-terminal domain-containing protein, which codes for MTGNVTPEDAASRLRPTDTLGLGLGPGQPPAFLQALGARTDWEELRVSGAFLAVFTELFNHPNVHYLSSFFGPLDRILRDSGANIGFAPADYRRFTRMLHDLRPRVVATAAAPPDADGWCSLSLHAGHTVDDLHAAGADPDRLLVVEVSEGFPRTFGLPPEHRHAVHVDEIDVLVRSDAAPLPLPETPHDDVDGAIAANVVPLIPDGATLQTGIGAIPSEIVTLLAKGDGGDYGIHSEMFTTGLMNLHLAGKVTNRKGQFDGVSVATFAGGSQELYDWLDDNREVAFLPVSVVNSPEAIGRNRSTVTINGAISIDIHGQVVADTINGRQYSGIGGHEDFVSGPALSFDARSVLVLPSTITVGGELRSRIVPWFAAGTVVTTPRHQVDTIVTEYGVAELQGKTAHRRGQALAAIAHPSFRDELREAAERASGGNSPVV
- a CDS encoding SDR family oxidoreductase; this translates as MDRNELLGRFDLTDRVAIVTGGSRGIGRAVAEGFAAVGAKVVIASRKADACDRAVADIEAAGGTALAVPTHVGDLDQLAALVERTVEAFGGVDIVFNNAANALALPYGSITPEAWQKSFDANLRAPVFLVQQALPHLRKSDHAAVVNVITAGAFTQGGFMAIYVAAKTALLSVTRSMAHEFAGDGIRVNALAPGTTDTDMVRNTTPEMQKVMVAGQLIDRMARADEMAPAALFLASDAASFMTGHVLVVDGGLTVN
- a CDS encoding LysE family translocator, with protein sequence MPELLVPFLGMVAVLTVTPGPDMLLVLRNGLRGGPQVAWFTGLGCCLGIAGHATAAVLGLSAVLAASAGAYMVVKTIGALYLAYLGLKLLRSAFRPDPDEAEADDMRAPVAATAAATTTSGEAFRQGLLTNLLNPKIALLFLTLLPQFVGSDEPRLRTTATLAVVFLAIAVCWWRAFSLLLGPVARLLRRPRTRQRLDAVAGTLLVGIGVKVALERA